A section of the Salmo trutta chromosome 4, fSalTru1.1, whole genome shotgun sequence genome encodes:
- the LOC115192593 gene encoding C2 calcium-dependent domain-containing protein 4C-like — protein MWVLDKIRGSVETTVLRRGENGDKDGNTPVYSNVLTPDKIPDFFIPPKLVCCPPEPETLDVVKPKEGLRPSASEQTIGSKKISSPRSPRLVAKLAGDTKNLLRAANRHIIQIESADDVVAGDTNADPQSQTAMSLPYVPKTQTSYGFATLMESPHTRRKESLFHCDQTSPLTSPNSQRKGKSSVSEGNHLNPPDFNASHNPYRYFSGGESDTCSSAESSPFNSPLLSRSASLLKVFTHETQAKVVKAKRTFARHSSLSTDECSSTEPSPNVLRRLHSSSLHGGGPSDREHTVNLHKGGRVRLSADYDAGTARLRIRILAAEELYDMMYDIKSINCCVSLYLNPGKLQKQRSTIIKNSRNPVFNEDFFFDSVTSVQVKNLAVKIKVVNKGTSLKRDTLLGEREIPLGKLLHGL, from the coding sequence ATGTGGGTTCTGGACAAGATCCGTGGGTCAGTAGAGACCACTGTTCTCCGGCGGGGGGAGAATGGGGACAAGGACGGCAATACTCCAGTCTACAGCAACGTCCTCACCCCTGATAAGATCCCTGACTTCTTCATTCCCCCCAAGCTGGTCTGCTGCCCCCCAGAGCCTGAGACCCTGGACGTTGTCAAGCCCAAGGAGGGGCTGCGGCCCTCGGCCTCTGAGCAGACCATTGGCAGTAAGAAAATCAGCAGCCCTCGCAGCCCGCGTCTTGTGGCCAAGCTGGCTGGGGACACCAAGAACCTGTTGAGGGCTGCCAACCGTCACATTATCCAGATAGAGAGCGCTGATGACGTGGTGGCAGGGGACACAAACGCTGACCCTCAGTCTCAGACCGCTATGTCACTGCCCTACGTCCCCAAGACCCAGACTTCCTATGGTTTTGCCACTTTGATGGAGAGCCCCCACACCCGCCGCAAGGAGTCCCTTTTCCACTGTGACCAGACCAGCCCCCTGACCTCTCCCAACTCCCAGAGGAAGGGGAAGAGCAGCGTCAGCGAGGGCAACCACCTCAACCCCCCTGACTTCAATGCCTCTCACAACCCTTACCGCTACTTTAGTGGAGGGGAGAGTGACACCTGTTCCTCAGCTGAGTCTTCTCCCTTCAACTCCCCACTTCTCTCCCGCTCTGCCTCGCTGCTCAAAGTCTTCACCCACGAGACACAGGCCAAGGTGGTGAAAGCCAAGAGGACGTTTGCCCGCCACAGCTCCTTGTCCACAGACGAGTGCAGCTCGACCGAGCCCAGTCCCAACGTGCTGCGGCGGCTCCACTCCTCTTCACTCCATGGCGGTGGGCCGTCGGACCGGGAGCACACCGTCAACCTACACAAGGGCGGCAGGGTGAGGCTCAGCGCCGACTACGATGCTGGCACGGCCCGCCTGCGCATCCGCATTCTGGCTGCCGAAGAGCTCTACGACATGATGTACGACATTAAGAGCATCAACTGCTGCGTGTCACTGTACCTCAACCCTGGCAAGCTGCAGAAACAGCGGAGCACTATCATCAAGAACAGCCGAAATCCTGTATTCAACGAGGACTTCTTCTTTGACTCTGTGACCTCAGTGCAGGTGAAGAACCTAGCAGTGAAGATCAAGGTGGTGAATAAGGGCACCAGCCTGAAGAGAGACACTctgctgggggagagagagatcccTCTGGGGAAGCTGCTCCATGGCCTCTAG